A genomic region of Solanum dulcamara chromosome 2, daSolDulc1.2, whole genome shotgun sequence contains the following coding sequences:
- the LOC129879823 gene encoding ribonuclease 1-like produces the protein MGYFYRPMLIKLIIVKCYVCSQWPPALCDQKRSCCYPTTGKPTLDFGIRGLWPNYDNGSYASSCDNTNLYDETEIEDLISSMQENWPTLACPRNNGTKFSSHEWDKHGTCSLSTLDEHSYFKAALTIKEKVNLLSVLKDAGIEPGGFYSLEAIKEAIKDGTGHEAPIECNKDALGNYQLYQVYLCVDKYGTDLIYCPILPRRKCDETIEFATFGPESFVEEGSFFTLSLESDQSSTY, from the exons ATGGGATACTTCTACCGCCCTATGCTGATCAAGCTTATTATAGTAAAAT GTTATGTTTGTTCTCAGTGGCCACCAGCACTATGTGATCAAAAGCGAAGTTGTTGCTATCCAACTACTGGAAAGCCAACACTTGACTTTGGCATTCGTGGACTTTGGCCAAATTACGACAATGGCTCCTATGCATCAAGTTGTGATAACACAAACCTCTATGATGAAACAGAG ATCGAAGACCTGATAAGTAGCATGCAAGAGAACTGGCCAACGCTAGCCTGTCCAAGAAATAACGGAACAAAATTCTCGTCACACGAATGGGACAAACATGGCACCTGTTCCCTTTCTACTCTTGATGAGCATTCTTACTTCAAAGCAGCTCTGACCATCAAGGAGAAGGTGAATCTTCTTTCTGTTCTGAAGGATGCAG GAATCGAGCCAGGAGGCTTTTACAGCTTGGAAGCGATCAAGGAAGCTATTAAAGATGGAACTGGACATGAAGCACCAATAGAATGCAATAAGGATGCACTTGGTAACTACCAACTGTACCAGGTTTATCTTTGTGTTGATAAGTATGGTACAGACCTCATCTATTGTCCAATACTCCCCCGAAGGAAATGCGATGAAACTATTGAGTTTGCAACCTTTGGTCCAGAATCCTTCGTCGAGGAGGGATCTTTCTTCACTCTTTCTCTAGAGAGTGACCAATCTTCAACCTACTAG